A genomic window from Cotesia glomerata isolate CgM1 linkage group LG7, MPM_Cglom_v2.3, whole genome shotgun sequence includes:
- the LOC123269369 gene encoding mitochondrial import inner membrane translocase subunit TIM50-C-like isoform X1, with protein MAFATRNYRIFCKLYNSNLTANYLTLRKSGARINILPSIQKCEFHKQTDRAEVTTSVLSGSKSPLDPILKDKQDGHQGSGSSHDNMGVDEEELRRRENSWKYTKWSLVAMGLSFGIGGGFFIYETSLPQRDELGNIIEDEYSHMSFIPRTMNRVLKRLQYYTEVIQNPMSDKLLPDNPYPFQPIVVVLELNDVLIHPEWTYETGWRFKKRPGLDLFLDNLSQYFELVIYTSQPQTTIAPVLASLDPKGVAHKLMREATRFIDGCHVKDLDALNRDLKKIIVVDWNPSNVKLHPDNLFKIPRWDGNDDDTTLFYLASFLKTVGSLDIADVRDVLVHYQQYDDPVAAFTINQQNLMKKMEEEEIMKKKSESSKSLISRWSPGFNKPLS; from the exons ATGGCATTCGCAACTAGAAATTACCGAATTTTTTGCAAGTTATACAATTCTAATTTGACAGCTAATTATTTGACACTTCGTAAATCCGGCGCACGAATAAATATACTCCCATCGATTCAGAAATGTGAATTTCATAAGcaaa cTGACCGGGCCGAAGTGACTACCTCCGTATTGTCCGGCTCAAAATCTCCCCTAGACCCAATTTTAAAGGACAAGCAAGATGGGCACCAGGGTTCAGGCTCGTCTCACGATAATATGGGCGTTGATGAAGAAGAGCTGCGTCGGCGAGAAAACTCCTGGAAGTACACAAAGTGGAGTTTAGTTGCGATGGGACTGAGCTTTGGAATCGGAGGTGGGTTCTTTATTTACGAAACGTCTCTACCTCAGCGTGATGAACTGGGCAACATTATCGAGGATGAGTACTCTCACATGTCTTTTATTCCAAGAACTATGAACCGTGTTCTTAAAAGACTACAATATTATACTGAG GTAATTCAAAATCCTATGAGCGACAAATTGTTACCAGACAATCCATACCCATTTCAGCCAATTGTTGTAGTGCTAGAATTGAACGACGTGTTAATTCACCCGGAATGGACG tatgAAACCGGTTGGAGGTTTAAAAAACGTCCTGGACTAGACTTATTTTTAGACAATTTGTCGCAGTATTTTGAACTGGTTATTTATACGTCTCAACCACAAACG ACGATAGCGCCGGTTTTAGCATCACTAGACCCCAAAGGAGTTGCACATAAATTAATGAGAGAAGCGACGCGCTTTATTGATGGTTGTCACGTCAAAGATTTGGATGCTCTTAACAGGGATCTCAAGAAA atTATTGTAGTGGACTGGAACCCTAGCAACGTAAAGCTTCACCCAGACAATCTCTTCAAAATACCTCGGTGGGACGGCAACGATGATGACACAACATTGTTTTATTTAGCGTCGTTTTTAAaga CTGTGGGAAGTCTGGATATTGCCGATGTACGCGACGTTCTGGTGCATTATCAACAATACGACGATCCTGTAGCAGCATTTACTATAAACCAGCAAAATTTAATg aaaaaaatggaagaagaagaaataatgaaaaaaaaatcagagaGCAGTAAAAGTTTAATATCAAGGTGGTCACCGGGTTTCAATAAACCTTTATCATAA
- the LOC123269369 gene encoding mitochondrial import inner membrane translocase subunit TIM50-C-like isoform X2 → MGVDEEELRRRENSWKYTKWSLVAMGLSFGIGGGFFIYETSLPQRDELGNIIEDEYSHMSFIPRTMNRVLKRLQYYTEVIQNPMSDKLLPDNPYPFQPIVVVLELNDVLIHPEWTYETGWRFKKRPGLDLFLDNLSQYFELVIYTSQPQTTIAPVLASLDPKGVAHKLMREATRFIDGCHVKDLDALNRDLKKIIVVDWNPSNVKLHPDNLFKIPRWDGNDDDTTLFYLASFLKTVGSLDIADVRDVLVHYQQYDDPVAAFTINQQNLMKKMEEEEIMKKKSESSKSLISRWSPGFNKPLS, encoded by the exons ATGGGCGTTGATGAAGAAGAGCTGCGTCGGCGAGAAAACTCCTGGAAGTACACAAAGTGGAGTTTAGTTGCGATGGGACTGAGCTTTGGAATCGGAGGTGGGTTCTTTATTTACGAAACGTCTCTACCTCAGCGTGATGAACTGGGCAACATTATCGAGGATGAGTACTCTCACATGTCTTTTATTCCAAGAACTATGAACCGTGTTCTTAAAAGACTACAATATTATACTGAG GTAATTCAAAATCCTATGAGCGACAAATTGTTACCAGACAATCCATACCCATTTCAGCCAATTGTTGTAGTGCTAGAATTGAACGACGTGTTAATTCACCCGGAATGGACG tatgAAACCGGTTGGAGGTTTAAAAAACGTCCTGGACTAGACTTATTTTTAGACAATTTGTCGCAGTATTTTGAACTGGTTATTTATACGTCTCAACCACAAACG ACGATAGCGCCGGTTTTAGCATCACTAGACCCCAAAGGAGTTGCACATAAATTAATGAGAGAAGCGACGCGCTTTATTGATGGTTGTCACGTCAAAGATTTGGATGCTCTTAACAGGGATCTCAAGAAA atTATTGTAGTGGACTGGAACCCTAGCAACGTAAAGCTTCACCCAGACAATCTCTTCAAAATACCTCGGTGGGACGGCAACGATGATGACACAACATTGTTTTATTTAGCGTCGTTTTTAAaga CTGTGGGAAGTCTGGATATTGCCGATGTACGCGACGTTCTGGTGCATTATCAACAATACGACGATCCTGTAGCAGCATTTACTATAAACCAGCAAAATTTAATg aaaaaaatggaagaagaagaaataatgaaaaaaaaatcagagaGCAGTAAAAGTTTAATATCAAGGTGGTCACCGGGTTTCAATAAACCTTTATCATAA